In Chloroflexia bacterium SDU3-3, the genomic stretch TTGGCTCGAAGTCGGCATGGATGGTGTGGTAATCAGGAATAGTGATTTCGGGCTGGACAGGCACCGTGACGCGGAAGCCAAACGGCTCCTCGTGCAGGTGAACATTTTCAAGATTCGCCTGGCCAACGGGGTCAATTTTTTCGCTCTCAAGCGCCTGCCGGAAGCTGGTGTTGATCAGATCTTCGGACGCCTCCTCAAGCAGGGCGGCGCGGCCATAGTAGTTCTCAACAATGAAACGGGGGGCTTTGCCCTTGCGGAAGCCGGGGATCTGCACACGCTGCGAGATTCGGCGTGCGGCCTTGTCCAGGCCCTTTTCTACCTGCGCGGCATCAAGTTCAATATCAAGTGCCAGTAGACTCTTCGGCAGCTTTTCGGTAGTAACTTTCACCAGAAATACTCCATGTCAGACAATCTGGCCCGCTATGGTCCAGTACTGCCCACATTATAGCACGAAGGGTGGGGGGCGCAAACACGGCGCTAGGGCGCGCTATTGACGGAATGGCCGCGAGCAGCTACGATCCGCATGTCATCTTCTTGATGTAAGGTTTCTACCGCGCTCAGCCAGAGGTACCTATGGAGATCGAGGCGAAGTTTCGCGCCCCCGAGCAGGTGTTTGCTGCGCTGCGCGGCCTGGGCCAGCTGGGGCCGTTCGCGCTGCGCCGCGAGCCGCAGCTGGAGATCCAGCGCAATATCTACTACGATACGGCGGATGCTCGCCTGCGCGCCGCGCCCTATGGCCTGCGCATCCGCCACATCGGCCCGCGCCAGATTGCCACGCTCAAGGGGCCTGCGCGCGTTGCCGATGGGCTGTATACGCGCGAGGAGTGGGAGCTGGATGTGCATGGCGATGACCCCGCCGCCTGGCCTGCGGGCGAGCTGCGCGACCGCGTGCTGGCCACCATCGGCGCTGCCCCGCTGCTGCCCACGGTGGAGATCCACACCGAGCGTGAGCATATCTACGCCGCGCTGGGTGGCCGCGAGCTGGCCGAGCTGAGCCTGGATGCTAGCACGCTGCTGGCGGGCGACCTGCGCGACTCGCTGCGCGAGCTGGAGGTGGAGCTGCTGCCCAGCGCGGATCGCGACGCGTTCGACCAGCTGGTGGCGCTGCTGCGCGAGCGCTTTCCGCTTACCCCCGAGCCGCAGAGCAAGCTGGCGCGCGCCATGCTGCTGCGCGAGCGCTGGCTAAAAAGGTAGACGTGCGCAGGTTTGAAAAAGGTGAGGTTGCTATGGTTGCGCGTGCCTATGCTGAAGAATCGCTTCCCAACGATGGGCCATCTGCCCTAGCGCTCGCGCTGTTTGATCTGGCGGCGCTCGACCCAGCGCTACGCGGCCTGCTGCCGCATGTCTGCGCTTTCGCCGCAGGGGCGGGCGGCGAAGGCGCGGCGGCCCGCGCCGCCCGCGACGCCGCGCTGGCCGCGCCGCTGCCCGGGCTGACCGCTGCCCAGCAGCGCGTGGTGGCCAGCGCTGCCGCCTTCCACATCGCCCGCCCGCGCCCCGAGCGCGAGCCAGCCTACGCGGCGCTGGGCAAGCGCGATCGCCAGGCGGCGCTTCAGCTTGGCACCATCGCTGGGCTGGCGGGCGAGCTGCGCCGCGCTGGCGTGGCGGTGGCGGCGGACGCAGGCGGGCGCGGGCTGGCCCTGCTGGTGGCGGGCGCGCAGGCCCCGCAGGCAGTTGCATCCGCCGCGCCCTACGCCCGCCGCTGGCAGCAGCAGATCGGTCCGCTGGAGCTGCGGCTGGCCCCCGCCGATCTGGAGCTTGCGCTGCCCGCTGCTGCTCCTGCCCTCGCCCCTTCGCCCGTGCCCGCCCTGCCCTTCGGCGAGCAGCCGCTGGCCGAGGCCGCGCGGGCCTCGCTGCGTCGCCACTTCGAGAAGCTGCTGGCCCGCGCCCAGGATGTGCGGCGCGGCGACGACCCCGAGGACGTGCACCAGATGCGCGTGGCCACCCGCCGCCTGCGCGCCTCGCTGCAGG encodes the following:
- a CDS encoding CYTH domain-containing protein, which gives rise to MEIEAKFRAPEQVFAALRGLGQLGPFALRREPQLEIQRNIYYDTADARLRAAPYGLRIRHIGPRQIATLKGPARVADGLYTREEWELDVHGDDPAAWPAGELRDRVLATIGAAPLLPTVEIHTEREHIYAALGGRELAELSLDASTLLAGDLRDSLRELEVELLPSADRDAFDQLVALLRERFPLTPEPQSKLARAMLLRERWLKR
- a CDS encoding CHAD domain-containing protein — encoded protein: MVARAYAEESLPNDGPSALALALFDLAALDPALRGLLPHVCAFAAGAGGEGAAARAARDAALAAPLPGLTAAQQRVVASAAAFHIARPRPEREPAYAALGKRDRQAALQLGTIAGLAGELRRAGVAVAADAGGRGLALLVAGAQAPQAVASAAPYARRWQQQIGPLELRLAPADLELALPAAAPALAPSPVPALPFGEQPLAEAARASLRRHFEKLLARAQDVRRGDDPEDVHQMRVATRRLRASLQVVAPVFDAALVRDTRRRLRDLAAALGHVRDRDVLLEHLRADRAALATPQQDALQPLIAVVERELALARAALLAYLESKRYRRLVRDFARFLTAPGASVALQAEHGGPLRTRDMAGSLIWRRYEALRSYEPLLPAAPEATLHQMRIAGKRLRYTLEFFTDERGPDTQPCLAPLADLQELLGGLQDAAVARAAIAQLGMAGEPGPAGYLARREAERAALLVRLPATWAGVGAAAYRKRLLALIAAI